Proteins encoded within one genomic window of Besnoitia besnoiti strain Bb-Ger1 chromosome II, whole genome shotgun sequence:
- a CDS encoding hypothetical protein (encoded by transcript BESB_036100), with product MARGGTTTVAGGVVSAPVSSTSVDSSLSASLSSSSLSTTASLPAASRAGSRTPALLAGSPALASGTSLCSAPACASSSPPSSSSGSAVTMATPARWAGLVATTRGGDKDDRDIKWENFVELDNAAKRLAILLDWKENKANGYHMSVLDDARLEAFSQWLDTYLTQQNATGLTRSEIFLSNNRITHAGLDNLLTTLTRHKVGCRIMKLYRNNISDPGMASLSRYITAIREPLHELHLSHNKITARGAATLLRAVAAHPGYPRVGRKGKLVPLWLRLEQNEITQVNKLMVFIHSKGVAFCTEKNRDLCGPSKCRHATATWSPLVHLYVIDHQTHELGGSGLLMAEGAAPLPTLSGSSAWAGSGRAEDKPEAPRGEEAAAQQEGAAKRKTSAAADQSPRKNCWATRSEALLLCGSAKGLEGKRAADDAKRAGGEAEEDKPTDSEGESEGSRTSRQAIEASRWRGTQPRRAEPRGAKEDKSLPALDASDHTSWPDIRSSGGLRTAQPLQRDEDSSPTQAPALDARKDSDDQAAGGAPSAAGAGDEAPLGGDASGRRRKSSSSAAAAGAEAEPRAAAQGREERREAIASSICGTPSLSTTTAPSTAGEDASGGVAGAACAFDPQMFPAQSFASLSSSSASLGSLASLPAAARLPQGSLAGATSSKGEEEADRQMERRKAEAAEIGGEPSHGRRPSASSWSARGGEHAAGGLLSAAKPASAATSPGTRLEGEDRVKEDFPFAPFSSSSAPQAPASLAFRASHAVRGEDEWRRGWESCDPPAESARGGERPQAHAREAGAFSGLAPPPVYDHMHGDADAKRTLSPYARGGASAASERRALLPAPGDAGALRARDRERDRDGWEDFPPGGLPSLAYGAGGREKGERAEGALACGDEKTVRRTEAKDKARTDALTSAAAGGLYAPGDNKENVGAWTNLEAHRSAARAYGRAAEEGGEGAGGRGAEAASAPHFGAQQREAGAFYAAYPLEPPGLESTLAGAGGRRRATTRGEGAYPPHAPDAKAKEVDERRTHDHPGPYGACAPAPAAYPAVAHTNVYSATSYRPGAARGGDYYAKDGGCEESRRWRERERESERRDTRLPSADIFAALPPETQRAAAAAFAAQLAARRNDVERAGGRVEEELSKIEADVARDVFLSILAQPPPSASAAGEAERSEIHATRDDSRGERTTELDAASVQHGGAPASSSHAAFGQRHPAAFVSVAACEESRRWTTGGAYYEGPRKREEKSEKTDPFVPFFSSGGGRDGPKPGDGGRQGEGDPLPSLSALLTPGRPAPPQADAFYTSSGEARDSRDCLKTDAKQAADVHEDRAKAYAAVHGAQNSYEGPSPAFGGAKGAAEDDARASVEGAGGGFAYSGSGLACEAAARREEVEKGVVGVQRVEFSLAAAEGRCNTNNSTGCSGCCYTSSSPHDCAHPVPSSFAGGTFPAFPPSAAFAHAGVVAVPHSRYGAGSQAASLALAGRGGPDEEKDCRVSAAEDRGAFSPVIQPNSVSTRGGPRAPPELPCGFSFAAFSAGERDFYDASRRRTATQGGLKEECEREGAREREAGSYVADRSEEARLLEGAGAQGAAASLPSASSSAFPFSSFSSSPLAAGDSRYPLPLGSVGAQRSQAARMFPDEYRGRGAEDSRAVSDAAARAFLQHGAFLPFSPHILDEKAGPDAAASAPAPALFAAPYGAQREDAEARERERESEREELALMRLLRGKKEVGDRGAGEHEGGQGRAASAGGSYESPLLQDLLFSSFAAPDAEAGRKGPGGRARESAEANRGALHRQFGQTHAGKDLREDEKREEMQFAALEAASTYPPLQERPLLGAAYARGGGYGARDCAGEGAEGRGCASPLHPPSFSPSFSAVPPGWGTAKDCAEEVFAPPSSFFSHRDKHAREHANFHGEERLYIHQDGRAQKPDKEASFFAPHGAGGQELRS from the exons aTGGCTAGAGGAGGGACAACGACCGTAGCGGGCGGCGTTGTCTCCGCCCCAGTTAGTTCTACGTCGGTCgattcctctctctctgcttcgctttcttcctcctcgctctccacgaCTGCATCTCtccccgcggcctcgcgcgccggcagcaggaCCCCCGCCTTGCTCGCAGGATCACCAGCGCTCGCTTCCGGCACATCCCTCTGCTCGGCGCCCGCTtgtgcctcctcttcccctCCCTCATCTTCTTCTGGCTCTGCGGTGACCatggcgacgcctgcgcggtgGGCGGGGCTCGTCGCGAcgactcgcggcggcgacaagGATGACCGCGACATCAAGTGGGAGAACTTTGTCGAGCTGGATAACGCCGCGAAACGCCTCGCGATCCTC CTGGATTGGAAGGAAAATAAAGCAAATGGATACCACATGTCCGTGCTAG ATGACGCACGCCTGGAGGCCTTTTCGCAGTGGCTGGACACGTACCTGACCCAGCAGAATGCAACAGGCC TCACCCGGTCAGAGATTTTTCTCTCAAACAATCGAATCACGCACGCGGGGCTGGATAATCTGCTG ACGACCCTGACTCGCCACAAGGTTGGATGCCGCATCATGAAGCTCTACAGAAACAACATCTCCGATCCAG GCATGGCATCGCTGTCTCGGTACATTACGGCGATTCGCGAGCCGCTTCACGAGTTGCATCTGTCGCACAACAAGATcacggcgcgaggcgcggcgacgcttctgcgggcggtcgcggcgcaccCGGGCTACCCCCGCGTGGGACGGAAGGGCAAGTTGGTGCCGCTATGGCTGCGGCTGGAGCAGAACGAAATCACGCAGGTGAACAAGCTGATGGTGTTTATCCACTCCAAGGGCGTGGCCTTCTGCACAGAGAAGAACCGCGACCTCTGCGGCCCGAGCAAATGCCGCCACGCGACCGCGACGTGGAGCCCGCTGGTGCATCTCTACGTCATCGACCACCAGACGCACGAACTCGGCGGCTCGGGCCTCCTCATGGCTGAGGGGGCTGCGCCACTGCCGACCCTGTcgggctccagcgcctgggcggggagcgggcgcgcggaggacaaGCCCGAGGCACCCcgtggcgaggaggccgctgcgcagcaggagggcgccgccaaGCGGAAgacctccgccgcagccgaccagtcgccgcggaagaaCTGCTGGGCGActcgcagcgaggcgcttctgctcTGTGGGAGCGCCAAGGGCTTGGAGGggaagcgcgccgccgacgacgccaAGCGAGCGGGGGGAGAGGCTGAGGAAGACAAGCCGACCGACTCCGAGGGGGAGTCCGAGGGGTCAAGGACTTCCCGACAGGCGATTGAGGCCTCTCGCTGGCGAgggacgcagccgcggcgagcagagccgcgcggcgcaaaGGAGGACAAGtccctccccgccctcgACGCCTCAGACCACACTTCTTGGCCGGACatccgcagcagcggagggctgaggacggcgcagcctctgcagcgcgacgaggactcgtcgcccacgcaggcgcccgccctAGACGCGCGGAAGGACAGCGATGACCAGGCTGCTGGCGgggcgccgtccgccgctggcgcgggcgacgaggccccgctcggcggcgacgcgagtgggcgccggcggaagagctcttcttctgcggctgcagccggcgctgaggcagagccacgggcggccgcgcagggcagagaggagaggcgcgaagCGATCGCGAGCAGCATCTGCGGAACCCCGTCTTTGTCGACAACTACCGCGCCTTCGACAgcgggcgaagacgcgagcggcggagtcgccggcgcggcgtgtgCCTTCGATCCGCAGATGTTTCCTGCGCAGAGTtttgcctcgctctcctcttcgtcggccTCCTTGGGCTCCCtggcctcgctgccggctgctgcgcgcctcccccaggggtcgctcgcgggcgccaccTCTTcgaagggcgaggaggaggccgatCGCCAGAtggagcggcggaaggcggaggcggcggagatcGGGGGAGAGCCCAGCCACGGGAGACGGCCGAGTGCCTCTTCGtggtcggcgcgcggcggcgagcacgcCGCGGGGGGGCTGCTGTCCGCTGCGAAGCCCGCGAGTGCGGCGACTAGCCCGGGCACCAGactcgagggagaagacCGCGTGAAGGAGGACTTCCCCTTCGCGCCGTTCTCGTCGTCGAGCGCCCcccaggcgccggcgtcgctcgccttccgtgCCTCGCATGCGGttcgcggcgaggacgagtggcggcgcggctgggaGAGCTGCGAcccgccggcggagagcgctCGGGGGGGcgagcgcccgcaggcgcacgcgagagaggcaggggcATTTTCTGgcttggcgccgccgccggtctACGATCATATGCACGGGGACGCGGACGCCAAGCGCACGCTGTCGCCGTacgcgagaggcggggcgagcgcggccagcgagcggcgggcgctgctgccggcgcccggagacgcaggagcgcttcgcgcgagagaccgagagcgcgacagagacggGTGGGAAGACTTTCCGCCTGGGGGACTCCCCTCGCTCGCCTACGGCGCTggggggagggagaagggcgagcgagccgagggcgcgctcgcgtgcggcgaTGAGAAGACCGTAAGGCGCACAGAAGCGAAGGATAAAGCGAGGACCGACGCGCTCAcatcggccgccgcgggcgggctTTACGCGCCGGGCGACAACAAAGAGAACGTGGGCGCGTGGACGAATCTCGAGGCGCATCGgagtgcagcgcgcgcctacgggagagcagcagaggaggggggcgaaggcgccgggggaagaggcgccgaagctgcctccgcgccgcatttcggcgcccagcagcgcgaggctggcgcgTTCTACGCTGCGTATCCGCTTGAGCCTCCAGGTCTCGAGAGcacgctggcgggcgccggagggaggcgcagggcgacgacgcgcggcgaaggggcgtatccgccgcacgcgcccgacgccaAGGCCAAGGAAGTCGATGAGCGAAGAACTCACGACCACCCGGGACCATACGGCGcctgtgcgcctgcgcctgcggcgtaTCCCGCGGTGGCGCACACCAACGTGTACTCAGCTACCTCGTATCggcccggcgcggcgcgaggcggcgactaCTACGCGAAGGACGGGGGGTGCGAGGAGAgtcggcgctggcgggaacgagagagagagagcgagagacgcgacacGCGTTTGCCGTCGGCGGACatcttcgccgcgctgccaccggagacgcagcgcgcggctgctgcggcgttcgcagcgcagcttgccgcgaggcggaacGACGTGGAGCGGGCGGGCGGGCGGGTAGAGGAGGAGCTTTCGAAAATCGAGGCGgacgtcgcgcgcgacgtgTTTCTTTCGAttctcgcgcagccgccgccttccgcgtctgccgctggtGAGGCAGAGCGCAGCGAGATCCACGCCACGCGCGATgacagccgcggagagaggacgacggagCTAGACGCGGCTTCGGTGCagcacggcggcgcgcccgcttcctcttcccACGCCGCGTTCGGGCAGCGGCATCCCGCGGCCTTCGTGTCTGTCGCCGCGTGCGAGGAGTCGCGCCGGTGGACGACTGGCGGGGCGTACTACGAGGGaccgcggaagcgcgaggagaagagcgagaaaaccGACCCGTTTGtgcccttcttctcgtccgggggggggcgggacgGCCCGAAGCCCGGCGACGGTGGTCGccagggcgagggcgacccccttccctcgctgtcggcgctCCTGACGCCAGGCAGACCCGCCCCCCCGCAGGCGGATGCCTTTTACACGTCGTCGGGCGAGGCACGGGACTCTCGAGACTGCCTTAAGACCGATGCGAAGCAGGCGGCAGACGTCCACGAAGACCGCGCGAAGGCTTACGCCGCGGTGCACGGCGCCCAAAACAGCTACGAGGGCCCTTCGCCGGCATTTGGCGGCGCCaaaggcgcggcagaggacgacgcgcgcgcgagtgtgGAGggtgccggcggcggcttcgcgtactcaggcagcggcctcgcctgcgaggcggcggcgcgccgcgaggaggtgGAGAagggcgtcgtcggcgtccaGCGCGTCGAGTTTTctctggcggccgccgaaggccgATGCAACACCAACAACAGCACGGGCTGTAGCGGGTGCTGCTAcacgtcctcctcgccgcacGACTGCGCCCACCCGGTGCCGTCGTCTTTCGCGGGCGGCACGTTCCCCGCGtttccgccctccgcggcgttcgcgcacgcgggcgtcgtcgctgtgccTCACTCGCGCTACGGCGCAGGGAGCCAGGCTGCCTCGTTGGCGCtcgcggggcgcggcggaccggacgaagagaaagactgccgcgtctccgccgcagaggaccgCGGTGCGTTCTCGCCGGTCATTCAGCCCAACTCGGTgtcgacgcgcggcgggcctcgcgcgccgcccgagcTGCCTTGCGGCTTCTCATTCGCGGCCTTCTcagccggcgagcgcgacttCTACGAtgcctctcgccgcaggaCGGCGACCCAGGGAGGCCTTAAGGAGGagtgcgagagagagggggcgcgcgagcgcgaggcaggcagtTACGTGGCTGaccgcagcgaggaagctCGTTTGCTCGAGGGAGCTGGAGcccagggcgccgccgcgtcgcttccgtccgcgtcttcctccgcgttcCCCTTCTCgtccttttcctcctcgcctttggCCGCAGGGGACTCGCGCTATCCTCTGCCGCTGGGCTCTGTCGGGGCGCAGCGAAGCCAAGCGGCGCGGATGTTTCCCGACGAGTatcgcggtcgcggcgctgaggaCAGTCGCGCAGtctccgacgccgcggcgcgggccttcctCCAGCACGGCGCCTTCTTGCCGTTCTCGCCGCATATCCTGGATGAGAAGGCCGGacccgacgcggcggcgagcgcgccggcgcccgcgctcttcgccgcgccctacggcgcgcagagagaggacgcggaggcccgcgagagagagcgcgagagtgAGAGGGAAGAGCTGGCGCTgatgcgcctgctgcgcggaaAAAAGGAGGTCGGCGACCGGGGAGCTGGCGAGCACGAGGGCGGGCAgggacgcgcggcgtctgccggcgGCTCCTACGAGTCTCCGCTTCTGCAGGACTTGCTTTTTTCGTCCTTCGCGGCCCCGGATGCGGAGGCTGGAAGGAAGGGCCCcgggggccgcgcgcgcgagagcgccgaggcgaaTCGGGGCGCGCTCCATCGCCAGTTCGGGCAGACTCACGCGGGAAAGGATttgagagaagacgagaagcgcgaggaaaTGCAGTTCGCCGCACTCGAGGCCGCGTCGACGTACCCGCCGCTTCAGGAGCGGCcgctgctcggcgccgcctacgcgcgaggaggcggctaCGGGGCGCGAGACTGtgcaggcgaaggagccgaaggccgaggctgcgcctcccccctgcatccgccttccttctcgccgtccttTTCCGCGGTGCCGCCAGGATGGGGCACCGCGAAAGACTGCGCCGAGGAggtcttcgcgccgccgtcttcttttttttcgcatCGGGACAAACACGCGAGGGAGCACGCGAACTTCCACGGCGAGGAGCGGCTGTACATACACCaggacggccgcgcgcagaagccCGACAAGGAGGCGTCGTTCTTCGCCCCtcacggcgcgggcggccagGAGTTGCGCTCTTAG